The Aerococcaceae bacterium DSM 111021 DNA segment TTAATAGAGACCACAGTTAAACGAATCGATGCAGATTCACAGGCTATCGAAATTGAGAATGGTGAAGTCTACCAATATGATAAGTTGCTTTATGCCCTTGGTGGTGACCCTAAGTGGATTGATGGCCCTGAGAGTGAGCGCGTCCTTGCGATTCGAACTCTAGAAGACTACCGCGCACTACGTCGCTTAGCCGATAAGGGGAGAAAAGTAATTATCGTTGGTGGTGGCTGGATTGGGGCAGAACTTGCAGCTGGTCTAAAGGTTAATGATCTCGATGTGACGCTTATTTTTCCAAACGACACACTAAACGAAAAGCGTCTTCCGCTAATACTTGCAAAGAAATTTCAACAACGCTTTATTGATCTTGGAGTTGAATTGATTAACAATGCTTATGCTGATAGTTACAGTGTAGAGGGCGATCAAGTGCATCTAAAACTAGAGGATGGGCGTGAGTTTGCCGCAGATATACTTATATTAGGTATTGGTGTCCAGCCAAATCTTGACTTAGCAGAAGCAGCTGGCCTAGAAATTGGCAATGGTGTCATTGCTGATAAATATTTACAGACTTCTAACGAAAACATCTATGCCGCTGGTGATATCCTTAATTATCCAGACGTTATTATTGGACGAAATCGCTTCGAACACGAAGACCAAGCAGAACATTCTGGTCAGACAGCAGGGCGTAACATGACGGGGGCTAAAGAAGCTTATAGTCATGGTGCACCGCTATCATATACGGATGTTTTAGATATTTCTATTGAAGGTGTCGGTGAACTAAGTCGTAACCATGATGATGCGATTATTGAAGAAGTTGATGGTGGTTATATTGTTTATTATCTCTTTGAAGGGAAACCAACAGGCATTTTGACATATAATGTGAAAGTCGATCTGGATAAAGCCCGTGCCATTCTTGCTAACCCACCAGAAAGCTCTGAGGGGCTACGAGGATCGTTAAAGCCTTTGTGACTAATTAGTAGCTTTGAAACAGCATTGAAAGAGAGACTCAACAACAAGCCTTTCAGGCATGCTGTTGAGTCTTTTTTGGTGCTTGGAATTTATTTGTATTCTTTTTTTACAATCCTATGCCTCATGCTTGTGGAAGTTGAATTTTAAAATCAAATTGATATGAGTATTTATGAAAAAGCAATGATTGAAAATCGTCAAAATGATGAAAGTATTTCCCATGAAGAAATGAAGCGAGAACTTGGACTATGAAATAAGGAATCGAAAACCCAAGGTTAGTTGGTAAGTCTTTAACTGGTAATTTTAGTGGGCAGTGGCGTTACAGGATTGGTGATTATCGCTTAATTTGTCACATCGATGACAATGAACTAGTTATATTATCTTTGGAAGTAGGGCACAGAAAAGATGTTATAAATAGTTATTGATTAAAAGGCTTTTTTTAAATTTTGGATAAAAGTTGGAACGAAATAGTTTAAGCTCTTTTTTAGTAAAATTAATATGATAGAAATGGTAACGTAATCATCCGTTAGAGTCTTGATTTTATACAAAGACGAGGCTAAACTATATGAAGATATTTACATCGTATTAGTAAAAATTATAGAAAAGAAGGTTATAGTATGATAATGAAATTTATGAATAGAATTCCGGCAGGGAATTTTATTGTGCCACTAGTTATTTCAATGGTCTTATATACATTTTTCCCTAACTTATTGAGAATTGGGACAATTACGGAGTCATTCCTTTCAGCAGATGGATCAAGCTTTGTTATTGGAATGTTATGTTTCTCATCAGGGACAACCATTAAGTTGAACGACTTAAAAGATCTTATTAAGTTTCAAGGTAGCTTAATATTAGTTAAAATGATCCTATCCTTAGTTTTAGCATTTGGATTTTTATTCATGTTTGGTTTAGAGGGAATTTGGGGTATTTCAGGATTGGCTTTTGTAGCTACAATTATATCTACAAACCCAGCTGTTTATGTTGCACTTTTAACTGCGTTTGGTCGTGAACGCGACGCGGGAATTTATCCTTTCGCTGGAATTATAGCACTTCCGATTTTACCATTGATTGTTATGAGTGTATTTGCTTCAGGTGGTTTAGCAGGTGTGAATTGGATGCCAGTGATTTCAGTATTTGTTCCTTTATTTTTAGGGATGATATTAGGGAATATTGATTCATCATTCTCAGACATTTTTGCAAAATGTTTACCAGCTCTTTTAATGTTATTAGGATGGACTTTAGGACAAGGTATGAACTTTATTGAGGCCATTAAATCAGGTGTACCAGGTGTCTTAATGACTGCATTCTTCTTAGTTGTTACTTTACCTGTTGTTTTTATGTTTGAGAAGCGAGTACTCAAAGGGGAAGGATATTCATCAATTGCTTTAACAACTATTGCTGGAGTTTCAACATCAACTCCCGCAGCTGTTGCAGTGGCACTACCTGAATTACAACCTTATGTTACTTCAGCTACAGCGATTATCTTAACAGGTGTTGTTATTACATCTATAGTAGCACCATTTTTATCAGCGAAATTAGCCAGTAAACGTGGCGACACTTTTTAATAGTTTATGGGAAACGACACAATGTTTAAACATATTGTGTCGTTTTTTTGATGTTTACTCAATTCACGGCTTTTGTTGTTGATTGCTCGCAATGATATAATTTAAACAGAATAGGAGGCTTTACTATGCGCTATGTACTTTTACTAAGAGGTGTTAATGTAGGTGGTAAGAATAAAGTGGTGATGGCTGACTTAAAAAATAATCTTGAAGTAATGGGATACACTCATGTGAAATCATATATTAATAGTGGCAATGTGTTCTTTAATAGTGAGGATGCAGTGGAAGAGATGAATGAAAACCTTCACACTCATTTCAGTCATACTTATGATTTTGAATTGTTATTCGTCATCCTTGGTGCTGATGAGTTTATTCAGGAGTATCACAATCTACCTGAATGGTGGCAAGATGATTTCGCCCGAAAAGATGTTCTGTTTTACACTGATTCTATTGATAAAGCCGCTTTGAGACAAACGATTGAGGCTATGAACGTTGGTGACGAGATTATTTATTTTGGAGAACTTGCTGTTTACTGGGGGAAATATTCGGAAGCAAGTTTCAAAAAGACTGCTTATGCGAAATATTTAATTCGGACACCATTCTACAAAAAAATGACGATCCGCAACGGGAAAACATTCGAAAGAATATACCAGATGCTATTAGAGTAATCACTAGTTGGAGTGCTATGACTGTATCCGCTACTTGTTTATTGTTATACTTCAGTTAATTAAATGCGGTTACATTAAGGAGCTGAAGTATATGAAGGGGCCAGATAAGGATAAATTATATCCTAATAGACTCATTAAATCAGTGTGTTATATAAAAAATCTACCCAAAAGGGCGAATGTAGAAATAGGAGATTATACGTATTATAGTGATAATACGAGGTCGCCCGATAATTTTTATGAGAACATTGAACATCATTATGATTTCTTAGGTGATAAACTAATTATTGGAAAGTTTTGTGCGATTGCGGAAGGTGTTAAGTTCATTATGAATGGCGCAAACCATCGTATGAATAGTGTAACAACGTATCCGTTTAATATTTTTGCTTCGGGTTGGGAAAAGGTGACGCCGACTGTCGAAGAGCTACCTTTCAAAGGTGATACAGTTATTGGTAATGACGTTTGGTTGGGTCAACATGTAACAATTATGCCGGGGATTACAATAGGGGATGGTGCGATCATTGCGGCCAATTCAACTGTTGTTAAAGACATCGAACCTTATTCCATATACGGTGGAAGCCCCGCAAATTTTATAAAGAAACGATTCAGTGATGAGACGATTGAGTCATTGCTAAAACTGCAATGGTGGGATTGGGATGAGGATAAATTATTTAATCATTTGGAGATGTTGACTTCATCAGCTGGGTTAAATGAAATAACAAAACATATTGAGAAGGATAGTCATTAATTCTTCCATCTTCAAGGAGATGAAGAAGCAGGACAGGTCTTTCTAGGAGAAGCACCAGAGATTATGGAAAATGATCACTGGCAAGATATTGAAATAAACTAAACAAAAAAACCGATGTGTCTGCTTTAGACTCATCGGTTTTATTTTTTTACTCAACCATTTGATATTCAATCCAAGTTTGTTGTTCGACATTTTGTAATTCATTCTTTAAATCAGGTAGTGCAAGTGAAATGCCACCGTCACTATTATAGAAAAGATAAGCAGCGTCTGTACCTGAACGGTAATTAGCAGTTTGTCCAAATATATTTAAGTTTGTCTGCGCGAAAACTTCTCTATATTTTGCTTCATCAAAATGAGCAACATTTATTTTATTTACAATATCATTATTTATTGTTACATCATAAGTGGCAGGGTCATTTGCGATACTACCTTGATAAGAGAGTATGCCAGAGCGAAAGTCTATTTCGATTTGTTTAAAATTTGGGTAATGAGATTCGAATAAACGTCTTCCATTCATTTGAGACATATCAACATAGTACTCAGCCTCTGGATTGGCGATGATGGTAGATGAACTTGTACCAGCATTTAGACTATCGATATAGTCATAAAAATGCATAGGAAGATTCATTTTTTCTGCATTTGACCACCCACCTGGTAAGTATCCTATTACAGCATTTCTAAATGCTTGACGATTACCAGGTGTATAGTTATGGTGATTTTTCAAAATAATATCAATAATTGTATCAAATACTTCTTGAGCTTGTTCATAGTTAAAACTATCACCAAGAATTGATGGAGCTTGTAACTCTTGAATGACAAAATCTACATCAATATAGTCAGTTAGATTGTCTGAACTAACGGTGTCTTCTGAACTAGTAGGATCATTTGAACCTAGTATTTCAGGGTATAAGGTCGAAATAAAATTCACAGTGGTTGAAGGATCCCCACCCGTCGGCATACTTGTTTTATGAAGGACGAGAGTATTAAAGTATGCATCTTCTGGCAATGCTGCTATTTGCTCATCAGTAAAGTTATGGAATTCACCGTAGCCATATTCAATGACAGATTTAAATTGTTCTACTAAATGTGGATTCGCTTTGGCATATTCTACTGCCTCATCGTAGGAAAGAATCCT contains these protein-coding regions:
- a CDS encoding FAD-dependent oxidoreductase is translated as MTYSYKYIVIGGGMAGANAAIEIRKHDPEGSLLIVTREADKPYHRPPLSKEFWTEPNYPKESIYYDLINDKSIDFLIETTVKRIDADSQAIEIENGEVYQYDKLLYALGGDPKWIDGPESERVLAIRTLEDYRALRRLADKGRKVIIVGGGWIGAELAAGLKVNDLDVTLIFPNDTLNEKRLPLILAKKFQQRFIDLGVELINNAYADSYSVEGDQVHLKLEDGREFAADILILGIGVQPNLDLAEAAGLEIGNGVIADKYLQTSNENIYAAGDILNYPDVIIGRNRFEHEDQAEHSGQTAGRNMTGAKEAYSHGAPLSYTDVLDISIEGVGELSRNHDDAIIEEVDGGYIVYYLFEGKPTGILTYNVKVDLDKARAILANPPESSEGLRGSLKPL
- a CDS encoding type II toxin-antitoxin system RelE/ParE family toxin, whose product is MENPRLVGKSLTGNFSGQWRYRIGDYRLICHIDDNELVILSLEVGHRKDVINSY
- a CDS encoding 2-keto-3-deoxygluconate permease; this translates as MIMKFMNRIPAGNFIVPLVISMVLYTFFPNLLRIGTITESFLSADGSSFVIGMLCFSSGTTIKLNDLKDLIKFQGSLILVKMILSLVLAFGFLFMFGLEGIWGISGLAFVATIISTNPAVYVALLTAFGRERDAGIYPFAGIIALPILPLIVMSVFASGGLAGVNWMPVISVFVPLFLGMILGNIDSSFSDIFAKCLPALLMLLGWTLGQGMNFIEAIKSGVPGVLMTAFFLVVTLPVVFMFEKRVLKGEGYSSIALTTIAGVSTSTPAAVAVALPELQPYVTSATAIILTGVVITSIVAPFLSAKLASKRGDTF
- a CDS encoding DUF1697 domain-containing protein yields the protein MRYVLLLRGVNVGGKNKVVMADLKNNLEVMGYTHVKSYINSGNVFFNSEDAVEEMNENLHTHFSHTYDFELLFVILGADEFIQEYHNLPEWWQDDFARKDVLFYTDSIDKAALRQTIEAMNVGDEIIYFGELAVYWGKYSEASFKKTAYAKYLIRTPFYKKMTIRNGKTFERIYQMLLE
- the vat gene encoding Vat family streptogramin A O-acetyltransferase, yielding MKGPDKDKLYPNRLIKSVCYIKNLPKRANVEIGDYTYYSDNTRSPDNFYENIEHHYDFLGDKLIIGKFCAIAEGVKFIMNGANHRMNSVTTYPFNIFASGWEKVTPTVEELPFKGDTVIGNDVWLGQHVTIMPGITIGDGAIIAANSTVVKDIEPYSIYGGSPANFIKKRFSDETIESLLKLQWWDWDEDKLFNHLEMLTSSAGLNEITKHIEKDSH